From one Oceanivirga salmonicida genomic stretch:
- a CDS encoding septal ring lytic transglycosylase RlpA family protein → MKNKILILISLIFVFNVFGGISTDKIVKKATIESIKFYQKGIASFYGKRWNGRKTANGEIFNTEKLTAAHKKLPFGTWVKVTNLANGKSVNVRINDRGPFHKHRVIDLTAAAFRKIEDVEKGITKVKIEVIKIKR, encoded by the coding sequence ATGAAGAATAAAATATTAATATTAATATCATTAATATTTGTGTTTAATGTATTTGGAGGAATATCAACTGATAAGATAGTAAAAAAAGCAACAATAGAATCTATTAAATTTTATCAAAAAGGAATTGCATCATTTTATGGGAAGCGTTGGAATGGAAGAAAAACAGCAAATGGTGAGATTTTTAATACAGAAAAATTAACGGCAGCACATAAAAAATTACCATTTGGGACATGGGTTAAAGTAACTAATTTAGCTAATGGTAAATCTGTAAATGTAAGGATTAATGATAGAGGACCGTTTCATAAACATAGAGTAATTGATTTAACGGCAGCAGCATTTAGAAAAATAGAAGATGTTGAAAAAGGAATAACTAAGGTTAAAATTGAGGTAATTAAAATAAAAAGATAA
- a CDS encoding polysaccharide deacetylase family protein, with translation MRKTSKLLITLYFFSNIIFSNNFGVIRGTDKVLYYSHEKNKILEKDDILRVRHKKILEELGYDIENVNLDVFLIEDGNIIFGDEKKIIVNIEENKVLFKANSGFPSIYEGEKLTPRKRPINMEKKHIAFTFDDGPLNEYHELIRELFKDEDLATFCVVGRNVKRHKEMLKKTYLEGHEIVNHTYNHPNLTLINSKTRWKEIFETDNEIMKLTGEDAEYLRPPYGVFNKQITKELNGKLALWNVDSLDWRYRNKDLIIAHIKKDLKDKNIVLFHDLFESSYLAVKELIPELKKQGYQFVTYSEMMEIRKNKKVVE, from the coding sequence ATGAGAAAAACCAGTAAATTACTTATAACATTATATTTTTTTTCAAATATAATTTTTTCAAATAATTTTGGAGTTATACGCGGAACAGATAAAGTCTTATATTACTCACACGAAAAAAATAAGATATTAGAAAAAGATGATATATTAAGAGTAAGACATAAAAAAATATTAGAAGAATTAGGTTATGATATAGAAAATGTTAATTTAGATGTATTTTTGATTGAAGATGGAAATATAATTTTTGGGGATGAAAAAAAGATTATAGTTAATATAGAAGAAAATAAAGTTCTTTTTAAAGCTAATTCGGGATTTCCATCTATTTATGAAGGAGAAAAATTAACGCCAAGAAAAAGACCTATAAATATGGAGAAAAAACATATTGCATTTACCTTTGATGATGGACCTTTAAATGAATATCACGAACTAATTAGAGAATTATTTAAAGATGAAGATTTAGCGACTTTTTGTGTTGTAGGAAGAAATGTAAAAAGACATAAAGAAATGTTAAAAAAAACATATCTAGAAGGACATGAGATAGTAAACCATACATATAATCATCCTAATTTAACATTAATAAACAGTAAGACTAGATGGAAAGAAATATTTGAAACAGATAATGAAATAATGAAATTAACAGGAGAAGATGCAGAGTATTTAAGACCACCATACGGAGTTTTTAATAAACAAATAACAAAAGAATTAAACGGTAAATTAGCTTTATGGAATGTTGACAGTTTAGATTGGAGATATAGAAATAAAGATTTAATAATAGCGCATATTAAAAAGGATTTAAAAGATAAAAATATAGTTTTATTTCACGATTTATTTGAATCGAGTTACTTAGCAGTAAAAGAACTTATTCCTGAATTGAAAAAACAAGGTTATCAATTTGTAACATACAGTGAAATGATGGAAATAAGAAAAAACAAGAAAGTTGTAGAGTAG